The DNA window TATTtgctataaaatatataaataattgatatttttggaaaaatgaaTCTATGTTAAAATTGTAGTGATGTGCACATTTATTTGGACTAAAACAGTGATTTTTCTTtcagaatataaaagaaaagaaacgtCGGCAGGGTTGTAAGATATTTATGTATACAAGAAATGTTTGATGAGTTTCGAGTAAATTTAAAAgtacaaattattttaatattatctcCTTAAAATTAAGATATTATTTAAAAGATACTTAATTCAAATTCAGGTGTTGTTCCATTCCAAGGGATCAAGATTTTGAGACAATAGTGTTCACGCAATTTACATACATTTGAAGTGTggaaaattgtaaagaaaaaggatggttgGTTGTGTGAAACTAGTAACATGAACAAGTTTCCTATTTAAATATAAGAAACTGGGAGAATAATGCTTACAAAACAGTCACTCACTTCTCTTGTAGGTAAGTAATatccaaacaactttctttttatcttcttttttctcttttatgcAGGAGATTATGAACTTTGAATTTCTTCTGCTAGAGAAAGGAAACCAATGTTTTTGTGGAACCTGTTATTATCAGCTGAAAAGGCCTTGGCTAAGcatttaaactatatttttatcaattatacCAATCATTTAAACTTGGGATTAATttcttaaagaaagaaaaatatcccttgtttattaattttaatcaCAGTTAACAGTCGAAAGGTTTTGGTTGAGTTGAGACTTGAGAGAGGTCCCCCTCCCTATTTAACTGTACGCACAGATTAGATCGGTCCCCCTCACCCATGAAAACCAAGCGTAAAAATCCCCAGGAGCAGGGCTATGAGAGGGGTTATTCAGGGTATATTTGAACAGTAAGATTAATAATTAAAACTCATTAAAACCAATGAAAATAAAGCAATTAAATCATTGAGATTTAACTGAGTGAGAGAGAAGTACATGTTGCAATCCTCCAAACTTACCTACCAAAAGTGAAGCAAATGAAATCCAGAGGAACATGCTATGAAGGAAATCATTGAAGGGAAAAGTTGGTTTCTTTTTCTACAACTTTTTTATAGTTGATATTGAGAAGGGGTTATTTATATATACTTGGTTTGACAGTGTAGGATATCCATCCAAGTATTAAGAGGATTTGGTTCCCTTCCCATGTCTATTCTTCTGTTTGCATCCACAGCTACAACGTTTACAGAAGGGAAATTCAATTTAATGCACGACTAGTACTGTGCCCCCACCCCAGTCGACTGTTTGAATCCCCTCTTTCCTGGCTGCTTGTATCATACAAGCTGTCACTCATGGTAGTTGAGCTCTCTGCACCTTCTCTACTTACCTCAATGCTAAGATATTTCTTGATTGGTTGATCCACCTTTTACTACTGTATGTTGAACGCTGGGTGGTCCTTTGCCTCACAAACCAATGACCATGGCATGAATCCGCTGTTGCTTAGATCCCTCTTTTCATAATTCTCAGCTATGCGGCCGAGAATTTTAGGTTTAATGCACATTTTCAGTTGAAAACATGATGACACTAATACTTGACAACCAATTAGTTGCGCCTGACATTCTTTTCTTTGTAAGGGaacaatttaaaaaagaaattcataGATGTTAGCATAGCGTCCACCAGACGAAAACACAaatataatttacttaattttccTAATTATATGGTAGGGTTATCTTTTTTTGAGGGACTCAAAATATCAGGCTTCTCTTAGTACTAATTAATCCAACATTAACTAATTCACAACGGAGACATTATTATTCCACTACTTGCCACCCTTTTCTTTTAAGTCCCAAGTGGGGACAGTTAAAATAAAACTTGAAGGGTCGGTTGGTTACAAGGGGTTAAAacagtgaaaaaaaaaagtagtttaaCGGCCGTTGGCAAGCGGACTAACGGCTGATTCCTTGCAGGGACTTGGAGGAAGGCTGGTTTTCCCGGAGGCAACTAGGCGTTGCACAAAGCACTCAATTCTCTGTCCGTTAGTCTCCGTCAGTAACCGCTTCCCGCCAAAGGGTAACGACTCTACTCCTCTTTCCTCCAGGACCTCCTCCATTCTCGACTCCACCATCCTATCACTCCCCAGTCCGTTTGCCTGCACATCACAAGCCGTCCAATGTCGATCAGTACGAACTTATAAtaacatgcaaaatataaaataaaaacgtTTAAATAGGTTCGGcttttgagaagaaaaaaaaaactttaatgcAGTCAAACTTATTTAACCACGGATTGAAAACTTTCttaagaaggaaaagaaaagagagcttAATATGCATACCTGAATTCTAACGTAGTCTGCACGGTTCCAACAGAAAGCGTTCCCCAACATCTGGTCAACGGTCTCCGAGACACCTTCAAGCACAATGTCAACGACTGAAGAAGTCGAGCATTCGCCATTATTACTAACCTTTGACTTTCCACACGTTGATGGACCGCTGCCTAACGACAAAACCAGCAGATCCTCCACGCCATTAACGGATGGGAAATCTCTCTTGTTATGGAGCACGTGCGTGATTGCAGCGGCAGTAGGATTGTTCATGACCAAACCGCCGTCCACGGCGGAACACGTGGTCTTTCCGTCGACGGATGTCAAGGGGAAAGGTTTGAAGAGGCTTGGAGTGGCTGACGTGGCGCGACACACTTTCCAAAGGTCGAAGTTGAAGCTTGATGATTCGGAAGCATCGGCCCGAGAGAAAACAAAGGGAGCGCAACTCTTGAGGTCAAAGCAAGGAATCAGGAGATGCTTACACATGTCCTTTAGTGTCAAAACCGTTCCGTCTTCTCTCTTAAACATTTCCTTCAGCACCTTATCCATGCTCTTACCGGAGAATCTTTTCCGACGGTGAAGAACTCTGGCGAGCCTATTCACTTTGAAGAGCTTGGAGTTATTCTGAGTGATGAACTTGACAGCTTCTCTAGCAGAGAAAATTGGATGCCCAGTTCCATCGTCGGCAGAGAGCATGGCAGCAATAAGAGCACCGACGCCAGTGCCGGCTATCATGTCAAAGAAATCGGCAATTTGAGCATGAGGATCACCCGCTTTGAGGCGGATCTGGTCTTCAAGGTGTATAAGAGCGGCACCAGAGACAATGCCGGAGGTTCCACCACCGTCAATGCTGAGGATCCGGACCTTCTTGGTGGTGGATTCACAGTGCGATAGCCATTTCTGCTCCAGTTTCGTGAAGATCTCCAAAGTTACCTTACTCAGCTCCATTTTAGACACTTCCTCTCTTGGTAGGAAACGTCAAGGAAGAAATAAGATTTTGGGAGGGGGGGCTCGCTGGCGTCTTGAAAGTCCGTGaaaaaagcaaaagagagtttggcTCTATTCACGCTATATTGCTGATAAGCATTAATGGCGGCGAGAAGCAAAACTGTAGTATTTGCAAAGCTGTTTCTTGCTATCACTCTGGCTTGGAATTAATATGTCTGCAGACTGAGGAATAAAAGTTGAGAGAGCGAGGTTTTCTGTGTGGGCTAcagggagagagagagagttaaACTTAAAAAGGGGAATGTGAGGAGATGAATAGAAGGAGGATGGTTAAGccttttttgtttatatatacgCAGCGTTCTTTCTTCCTcacttcttcttttgttttttccttcattttttttattgttttactgGAAGTCTTATGTGTTTGGAGTTTGTACTGTTCTTGCACGTGTTCTTATTGGATTATGGGAAGCGCCCACTTCGGCTTCCGGTTTCCGTTCCTTAATATTTGTATTATACAGAGCCTACCTATGTATGCAGAACTTACAGACTAAttttggaaaaggaaaaaaaaattatagttaccGGGCAGCAGTTCTGCTTCTGAAAAAATCGACACGAATTCCACAAGTATAATTcggttaaatatttatttttattataaaaatatatatatttattgcttCCCCTTTGGCAAAGGAGTCGAGGTTTGAGGGGCATTGGTTTTGTTTTTCATACTTCATTTTGATGTAAGTTAAATAGTAGATTGTATATTTAATTGAGCAGACAATGCATAGATTACTTTGAgattgaaaattataattattgaggACATTTAAGGATAATAAATTTGGCCATCAGCATTGGTAAATACAATTGTTGTTTGTTGTGGGA is part of the Gossypium hirsutum isolate 1008001.06 chromosome D11, Gossypium_hirsutum_v2.1, whole genome shotgun sequence genome and encodes:
- the LOC107912435 gene encoding probable inactive patatin-like protein 9, whose protein sequence is MELSKVTLEIFTKLEQKWLSHCESTTKKVRILSIDGGGTSGIVSGAALIHLEDQIRLKAGDPHAQIADFFDMIAGTGVGALIAAMLSADDGTGHPIFSAREAVKFITQNNSKLFKVNRLARVLHRRKRFSGKSMDKVLKEMFKREDGTVLTLKDMCKHLLIPCFDLKSCAPFVFSRADASESSSFNFDLWKVCRATSATPSLFKPFPLTSVDGKTTCSAVDGGLVMNNPTAAAITHVLHNKRDFPSVNGVEDLLVLSLGSGPSTCGKSKVSNNGECSTSSVVDIVLEGVSETVDQMLGNAFCWNRADYVRIQANGLGSDRMVESRMEEVLEERGVESLPFGGKRLLTETNGQRIECFVQRLVASGKTSLPPSPCKESAVSPLANGR